A stretch of the Polyangiaceae bacterium genome encodes the following:
- a CDS encoding response regulator, which translates to MSGLVLFVDDDDANLLVCEAIVGSEMELCTAPSAARALEVLESREVAVLVTDQRMPGMTGVELCEQSLRISPETIRILITAYSDLKAAIDAINRGQVRRYIRKPWQPEELLAELRDALAIRDTARQLRDAERRLREVERVYTLGVLAAAVGHELANPLAIVTASADVARGELEQLERELREPGAATPRLRSRVDALSSLVADLCLGANQMTTVLADMRQLFRSTTVPEEIRLRDVAEQALRLVPRGLREHADTRLVVKGEPRVAGSCPKLMQLVLNLVVNALQAFGARRPGNAVQIAIWSEEDHAVLEVRDNGPGIPAGLGDRVFEQFFTTKAEGGAGLGLAISRRIAEDHGGTLTAPPAATGACFRLELPPYRG; encoded by the coding sequence GTGAGCGGCCTGGTCCTGTTCGTCGACGACGACGACGCGAACCTCCTGGTCTGCGAGGCCATCGTCGGTAGCGAGATGGAGCTCTGCACGGCCCCCAGCGCGGCCCGCGCCCTGGAGGTGCTGGAGAGCCGAGAGGTGGCCGTCCTGGTCACCGATCAGCGCATGCCCGGGATGACCGGCGTCGAGCTGTGCGAGCAGTCGCTCCGGATCTCGCCGGAGACGATCCGCATCCTGATCACCGCGTACTCCGACTTGAAGGCGGCGATCGACGCCATCAACCGCGGGCAGGTCCGTCGCTACATCCGCAAGCCGTGGCAACCCGAGGAGCTCCTGGCCGAGCTCCGGGACGCGCTGGCGATTCGGGACACCGCACGCCAGCTCCGCGACGCGGAGAGACGTCTCCGGGAGGTGGAGCGCGTCTACACGCTGGGCGTGTTGGCGGCGGCGGTCGGGCACGAGCTCGCGAACCCGCTCGCGATCGTGACGGCCAGCGCCGACGTCGCGCGAGGTGAGCTGGAGCAGCTCGAGAGAGAGCTGCGCGAGCCTGGCGCGGCGACTCCACGGCTGCGGAGCCGCGTGGACGCGCTGTCGTCGCTGGTCGCCGACTTGTGCCTGGGGGCCAACCAGATGACCACCGTTCTGGCCGACATGCGGCAGCTGTTCCGGAGCACCACGGTGCCCGAAGAGATCCGCCTCCGCGACGTGGCGGAGCAGGCCCTGCGCCTGGTGCCCCGAGGCTTGCGGGAGCACGCGGACACCCGCTTGGTCGTGAAGGGAGAGCCCCGGGTCGCGGGCTCCTGCCCCAAGCTCATGCAGCTCGTGCTCAACCTGGTCGTCAACGCGCTCCAGGCGTTCGGCGCCAGACGACCCGGGAACGCGGTGCAAATCGCCATCTGGTCCGAAGAGGACCACGCCGTGCTGGAGGTGCGCGACAACGGGCCGGGGATCCCCGCGGGGCTCGGGGACCGGGTCTTCGAGCAGTTCTTCACCACCAAGGCCGAGGGCGGCGCGGGCCTCGGCCTGGCGATCTCGCGCCGGATCGCCGAGGATCACGGCGGGACCCTGACCGCGCCGCCCGCTGCCACTGGCGCCTGCTTCCGCCTGGAGCTTCCACCCTACCGGGGCTGA
- the rpmI gene encoding 50S ribosomal protein L35: MPKMKTNRAAAKRFKVTGKGRVRRPKCGAQHGFIGKSRKRRRRLRDNDMVSPAMERRVKILLPYG, from the coding sequence ATGCCGAAAATGAAGACCAACCGCGCCGCTGCCAAGCGCTTCAAGGTGACTGGCAAGGGCCGCGTTCGCCGCCCCAAGTGCGGCGCCCAGCACGGCTTCATCGGCAAGAGCCGCAAGCGTCGTCGTCGCCTGCGCGACAACGACATGGTGTCGCCGGCCATGGAGCGGCGCGTGAAGATTCTGCTGCCCTACGGCTGA
- the rplT gene encoding 50S ribosomal protein L20: MSRVKRGVTAHRRHKRVFEQVEGFHGGRKNRFRQALHVLWHSWLYAYEGRKLKKRDFRSLWITRINAACRLNGTTYSKLMGTLKASDIELDRKVLADMAINDPAAFKQLTELAVAAAK; the protein is encoded by the coding sequence ATGTCCCGCGTCAAACGAGGTGTCACCGCTCATCGCCGCCACAAGCGCGTGTTCGAGCAGGTCGAGGGCTTCCACGGCGGCCGGAAGAACCGCTTCCGCCAAGCGCTGCACGTTCTCTGGCACAGCTGGCTGTACGCCTACGAGGGCCGCAAGCTCAAGAAGCGCGACTTCCGCAGCCTGTGGATCACGCGCATCAACGCCGCGTGCCGCCTGAACGGCACCACGTACTCGAAGCTCATGGGCACTCTCAAGGCGAGCGACATCGAGCTCGATCGCAAGGTCCTCGCGGACATGGCGATCAACGATCCGGCCGCCTTCAAGCAGCTCACCGAGCTCGCCGTCGCGGCCGCCAAGTAG
- the pheS gene encoding phenylalanine--tRNA ligase subunit alpha, translating to MEAGLRALGERFREAFARAATEQELRNAKAEVLGKNGELTKLLKLMGKVPAEQKKSIGEQVNAVKDGVEKAFDERLRALLRAARDADLAARPFDLTLPGRVPAPRGHLHPITRVKDEILDIFRSLGFEVSWGPEVDLEANNFEKLAFPPDHPATDMQDSFWVNVEGGRPDARVLLRTHTSTVQVREMSTHTPPMAIVSGGAVYRRDDDVTHSPMFHQIEGFLVAEKVSFAELKGVLTAFAERLYGPGTPVRFRPSYFPFVEPGAEVDVGCVFCRADDGSRPSCRVCKATGWLEILGCGMVHPAVFEHCGIDPEKYTGFAFGLGVERVAMLRYGIPDIRLLFENDPRFLAQF from the coding sequence ATCGAAGCGGGGCTCCGGGCGCTCGGAGAGCGTTTTCGGGAGGCCTTCGCCCGCGCCGCGACGGAGCAGGAGCTGCGCAACGCCAAGGCCGAGGTGCTCGGCAAGAACGGCGAGCTGACGAAGCTCTTGAAGCTCATGGGCAAGGTGCCCGCTGAGCAGAAGAAGAGCATCGGCGAGCAGGTCAACGCCGTCAAAGACGGCGTCGAGAAGGCCTTCGACGAGCGCCTCCGCGCCCTCTTGCGGGCCGCGCGCGACGCCGACCTCGCGGCGCGACCCTTCGATTTGACGCTGCCAGGCCGCGTGCCGGCACCGCGCGGGCACCTGCACCCGATCACCCGGGTGAAGGACGAGATCCTCGACATCTTCCGCTCCCTGGGCTTCGAGGTGTCGTGGGGCCCCGAGGTGGATCTCGAGGCCAACAACTTCGAGAAGCTCGCCTTCCCGCCGGACCACCCGGCCACCGACATGCAGGACAGCTTCTGGGTCAACGTCGAGGGCGGCCGCCCGGACGCGCGGGTTCTGCTCCGCACTCACACCAGCACGGTGCAGGTCCGCGAGATGAGCACGCACACCCCGCCCATGGCCATCGTGAGCGGCGGCGCCGTCTACCGGCGCGACGACGACGTGACCCACTCGCCGATGTTCCACCAAATCGAGGGCTTCTTGGTGGCCGAGAAAGTCAGCTTCGCCGAGCTCAAAGGTGTGCTCACCGCGTTCGCGGAGCGGCTCTACGGTCCCGGCACTCCGGTGCGCTTCCGGCCGAGCTACTTCCCCTTCGTCGAGCCCGGCGCCGAGGTGGACGTGGGCTGCGTGTTCTGCCGCGCCGACGACGGCTCCCGCCCGAGCTGCCGCGTGTGCAAGGCCACCGGCTGGCTCGAGATCCTGGGTTGCGGCATGGTGCACCCGGCGGTCTTCGAGCACTGCGGCATCGATCCCGAGAAGTACACGGGGTTCGCCTTCGGCCTCGGCGTCGAGCGCGTCGCGATGCTGCGCTACGGCATCCCGGACATCCGCCTGCTGTTCGAGAACGACCCCCGGTTCCTGGCGCAGTTCTGA
- a CDS encoding aldo/keto reductase — protein MYGTAWKEDDTARLVRLALDAGFRAIDTANQRKHYFEAGVGEAVAAAGVPREKLFLQTKFTYARGQDHRLPYDPRASFATQVEQSFAISLEHLGTSYVDSFVLHGPASGRGLTPADREVWTTMEALAKADKTRLLGVSNVSLEQLAAFVELASVPIAFVQNRCYARTGWDRDVRALCRREGIVYQGFSLLTANERELRAPRVRSIAARLGVGIPEVVFRFAHQLGMLPLTGTSDPEHMRQDLGSLALELDAADVEALEQVAFA, from the coding sequence ATGTACGGAACAGCCTGGAAGGAAGACGACACCGCGCGGCTCGTGCGCCTCGCCCTCGATGCCGGCTTCCGCGCCATCGACACCGCCAACCAGCGCAAGCACTACTTCGAAGCCGGGGTCGGCGAGGCCGTAGCCGCTGCCGGGGTGCCGCGGGAAAAGCTCTTCCTGCAGACCAAGTTCACCTACGCCCGCGGGCAGGACCATCGCCTGCCCTACGATCCGCGGGCCAGCTTCGCGACGCAGGTCGAGCAGTCCTTCGCGATCTCGCTCGAGCACCTCGGCACCAGCTACGTGGACTCCTTCGTGCTCCATGGTCCCGCCAGCGGGCGCGGCCTGACGCCGGCGGACCGAGAGGTCTGGACGACCATGGAGGCGCTGGCGAAGGCCGACAAGACGCGCCTGCTCGGCGTGAGCAACGTGTCCCTCGAGCAGCTCGCGGCCTTCGTCGAGCTCGCGTCAGTGCCCATCGCCTTCGTGCAGAACCGCTGCTACGCGCGTACCGGCTGGGATCGCGACGTGCGCGCGCTGTGCCGCCGCGAGGGCATCGTGTACCAGGGATTCTCGCTGCTCACCGCCAACGAGCGCGAGCTCCGGGCTCCTCGGGTCCGGAGCATCGCCGCGCGCCTCGGCGTCGGGATCCCCGAGGTCGTGTTCCGCTTCGCGCACCAGCTCGGCATGCTGCCGCTCACCGGCACCTCCGATCCGGAGCACATGCGCCAGGATCTCGGGAGCCTCGCGCTCGAGCTCGACGCCGCCGACGTCGAGGCGCTCGAGCAGGTGGCCTTCGCCTGA